In a single window of the Aquarana catesbeiana isolate 2022-GZ linkage group LG13, ASM4218655v1, whole genome shotgun sequence genome:
- the ARHGAP30 gene encoding rho GTPase-activating protein 30, protein MSRAMKAKQKVKKKIVKDKVFGCDLVEHLQLSGQEVPQVLKSCTEFVEEHGIVDGIYRLCGISSNVQKLRQEFDLERLPDLNKSPYLQDVHCVSSLCKAYFRELPNPLLTYQLYDKFADAVAIQLEEQRLIKIRDVLKELPLPHFRTLEYLMKHLIHVASFSVQTNMHTRNLAIVWAPNLLRSKDIESSGFNGTAAFMEVRVQSIVVEFILTHVEQLFGFVSADGNLNSTSATMNCVPEDYYRSLSYNLPSMLNHGDGPPQIRPYHTIIEFSDHKRKGSLKAKKWKSIFNLGRSNNDSKRKTTKQDEKDEKSDKMNLRPAKSMDSLSSVPYTADANDLEQRGLTRRSAKHQVPLRRESFGAESKNDEAGYEFSGAGEQAQLGEANFGDYEEEGQAKSEPTTPKSGRASMVTTPQGRSPKNNRNRAEKCVGVHISGPFSVTLPFHITSNLSRLTRGMECPSLSYSSLHRSSERLFSLEGNLYMGSSDTDKVRLTMMSHIDKENSEPKESTIKEESEQKTETHRISLEVQDTFSFLDSQDTSLDETRSVCKAAEEKPIERTEEYSAEEKPTERTEEYSAEEKPTERTEEYSAEENPTEPIVEYSADSEMLQYDLQHNIQMEEFSVEPPQDDPCTEDESDQMYFTPAGCLDNEDPLRTWHDSLEDVYLSAYDDLSPLSEKSNDLYELEEKKNKRPKEKERMEEKTSHGPPDTTTDGQEEALCDFQKPISQPDMVDGSNNTQRGKENQCSPQCNEIDGTTSEVISSIEEPGYCTERDDITCVHEDNPGKETEESSNSGDVTPGPNLEDKDSVEEKGQEEISVLLKLQDGAIGKKDDMLELEAMLLDLCSPDLLLPEYYSKDIPPVVEFKDKDLDCPEQQELDLYNQEVLLMNQPTVINLDLADVRDPQYHDGDVPLIQDPQYHDSDVPLVQDPQYHDSDVPLVQDPQYHGGNVPLAHQLTLKNLDSPKHHDKDDILLEKDMESHSETVRLGLECDEDLNIVEDNMTPKTTENKEEPPCCPSDTPVHDNPQPTADNTINMTENICLPEIVSPDTAEDQHQENEASSWEEDRSTIGNQLQDSESSLCDLDSPHEMIQKDGLSDTVTMTLQIDNPGSGTPHYRSSEPQLLNSQISSFKEQQPSNSTKSPARSESSGASSMNPDGSVTMKLAFSPNKVQHVKSVPVVPPKPQFAKLPPALKSKLHASSFISTTRDTPKSDKAVGLEPAESGIDCTPKRRASWRNATSVSFDTAMALAKDRQQSQNPVRRMQTYCIGDSFDVMDSKMENSPNFPKFTIKAASSRTHRPLSCMSSAEAEYRGNNFIQEDLNTLSIHGAQSQFQQEVYTKEFPQRNRLSMPRIGQQSTDDVHIHAACHQRRSLL, encoded by the exons TTCCTCAGGTTCTGAAAAGTTGCACGGAATTCGTAGAAGAACACGGCATTGTGGACGGCATTTATCGCTTGTGTGGCATTTCCTCCAATGTTCAGAAATTACG ACAAGAGTTTGACTTAGAGCGACTTCCAGATCTAAATAAGAGTCCTTATCTACAAGATGTCCACTGTGTCAGCTCCCTGTGTAAGGCCTACTTCCGGGAACTGCCCAACCCTCTGCTCACCTATCAACTCTATGACAAGTTTGCT GATGCGGTGGCCATACAACTGGAAGAACAACGTTTAATAAAGATCAGAGATGTGTTGAAGGAGCTTCCTCTTCCCCATTTCAG GACTCTGGAGTATCTCATGAAACACCTGATCCATGTGGCTTCATTCAGCGTACAAACCAACATGCATACCAGGAACCTGGCCATTGTGTGGGCACCAAATCTTCTGAG GTCCAAGGACATCGAGTCATCCGGGTTTAATGGCACGGCAGCATTCATGGAGGTCCGAGTCCAGTCTATTGTGGTGGAATTTATTCTGACCCACGTGGAGCAGTTATTTGGATTTGTCTCAGCTGATG GAAACCTGAACAGCACCTCAGCCACGATGAACTGTGTTCCTGAGGACTATTATCGCTCTTTATCATACAACCTACCAAGCATGTTGAACCACGGTGATGGGCCTCCACAGATACGACCGTACCACACAATCATAGAGTTCTCAGATCATAA GAGAAAAGGCTCTTTAAAAGCCAAGAAATGGAAATCCATCTTCAACCTCGGCCGATCAAATAACGACTCCAAGCGCAAGACAACAAAGCAGGATGAGAAAG ATGAAAAGTCGGATAAAATGAACCTGCGGCCAGCAAAAAGCATGGATTCCCTCAGCTCTGTCCCATACACGGCAGATG CTAATGATTTGGAGCAGCGAGGCCTGACAAGAAGGTCGGCCAAACATCAAGTTCCTCTTCGACGTGAAAGCTTTGGGGCCGAGTCCAAAAATGACGAAGCTGGTTACGAATTTTCCGGTGCCGGCGAGCAGGCTCAGCTGGGAGAAGCCAACTTTGGAGACTACGAGGAAGAAGGCCAGGCAAAATCAGAACCAACAACACCAAAATCAGGAAGGGCTTCCATGGTGACAACTCCACAGGGCCGATCACCCAAGAACAATCGCAACCGAGCAGAGAAATGTGTGGGAGTCCACATCTCCGGACCCTTCTCCGTAACACTGCCCTTCCACATCACATCCAACCTTTCTCGGCTGACCAGAGGGATGGAGTGCCCAAGTCTCAGCTACTCCTCCCTCCACAGGAGCTCCGAGAGGCTCTTCTCCCTAGAAGGAAACCTCTACATGGGCAGCAGTGACACTGACAAAGTCAGACTCACTATGATGTCTCACATTGACAAGGAGAACAGCGAACCAAAAG AATCCACAATTAAAGAAGAGAGTGAGCAGAAAACTGAGACACATCGAATCTCACTGGAGGTCCAAGACACCTTCTCTTTCCTGGACAGCCAAGACACAAGTCTTGATGAGACAAGATCTGTCTGTAAAGCTGCGGAGGAGAAACCCATAGAGAGAACAGAGGAATACTCTGCAGAGGAGAAACCCACAGAGAGAACAGAGGAATACTCTGCGGAGGAGAAACCCACAGAGAGAACAGAGGAATACTCTGCAGAGGAGAACCCCACAGAACCAATAGTAGAATACTCTGCGGACAGCGAAATGCTGCAATATGATCTTCAACACAACATTCAG ATGGAGGAGTTTTCTGTGGAGCCACCCCAGGATGATCCCTGTACAGAAGATGAGTCGGATCAGATGTACTTCACTCCGGCAGGCTGCTTGGACAATGAGGACCCACTGAGGACCTGGCATGACAGCTTGGAAGATGTTTATCTAAGTGCTTACGATGACCTGAGCCCCTTATCTGAGAAATCGAATGATCTTTATgagctggaggaaaaaaaaaacaagaggccCAAGGAGAAGGAAAGGATGGAGGAGAAGACGTCTCATGGACCTCCTGACACAACCACAGATGGACAGGAAGAAGCTCTGTGTGATTTTCAAAAGCCTATTAGTCAGCCAGACATGGTTGATGGATCAAACAATACCCAGAGAGGTAAGGAGAATCAGTGCAGTCCACAATGTAATGAAATAGATGGAACCACATCAGAGGTCATCAGTTCTATTGAAGAACCCGGCTACTGTACAGAGAGAGATGATATAACTTGTGTTCATGAAGACAATCCAGGCAAAGAGACAGAGGAGAGCTCCAATTCTGGAGATGTAACTCCAGGCCCCAATCTGGAGGACAAAGACAGTGTGGAGGAGAAGGGCCAGGAGGAAATCTCCGTCCTTCTCAAACTACAAGATGGTGCCATTGGCAAAAAGGATGATATGCTGGAGTTAGAAGCAATGTTATTAGATTTATGTTCTCCAGATTTACTTCTCCCTGAATATTACAGCAAGGACATTCCACCGGTGGTTGAGTTTAAAGATAAAGACTTGGATTGCCCAGAACAGCAGGAGCTTGATCTATACAACCAGGAAGTGCTACTGATGAACCAACCAACCGTAATTAACCTGGATCTGGCAGATGTACGAGATCCTCAATATCATGACGGAGATGTCCCTCTAATACAGGATCCCCAATATCATGACAGTGATGTCCCTCTAGTACAGGATCCTCAATATCATGACAGTGATGTCCCTCTGGTACAGGATCCTCAATATCATGGTGGTAATGTCCCTCTGGCACATCAGCTTACATTGAAGAACTTGGACTCTCCTAAACATCATGACAAAGATGACATTTTGCTGGAAAAAGACATGGAATCCCACTCCGAGACAGTACGGCTTGGCTTAGAATGTGATGAAGATTTGAATATTGTAGAGGATAATATGACTCCAAAGACTACTGAGAATAAAGAAGAACCTCCATGCTGCCCATCAGACACCCCCGTACATGATAATCCTCAGCCAACAGCTGATAATACAATAAACATGACTGAAAATATTTGTTTGCCGGAAATAGTATCTCctgacacagctgaagatcaacaTCAGGAAAATGAAGCAAGTTCTTGGGAAGAAGATAGATCCACTATTGGAAACCAATTGCAGGACAGTGAAAGCTCACTATGTGACCTTGACTCACCCCATGAGATGATACAAAAAGATGGTTTGTCTGATACAGTAACTATGACCCTCCAGATAGATAATCCGGGTTCAGGTACTCCCCACTATAGATCAAGTGAACCCCAACTACTAAACAGCCAAATCTCTTCTTTCAAAGAGCAGCAACCATCAAACTCCACCAAGTCTCCAGCCAGATCAGAAAGCTCAGGAGCTTCCAGCATGAACCCAGATGGAAGTGTCACCATGAAACTGGCTTTCagcccaaataaagttcagcatGTCAAATCTGTGCCAGTGGTACCACCAAAACCCCAGTTTGCCAAGCTGCCCCCAGCTCTTAAGAGTAAATTGCATGCTAGTTCCTTTATATCCACAACCAGAGATACACCGAAGTCAGACAAAGCTGTTGGCTTAGAGCCTGCAGAATCAGGAATTGACTGCACCCCAAAAAGGAGAGCCAGCTGGAGGAACGCCACCAGTGTGTCTTTTGATACGGCAATGGCTCTAGCCAAAGATCGTCAGCAGTCCCAAAACCCAGTTAGGCGCATGCAAACATATTGCATTGGAGATTCTTTTGATGTCATGGACTCTAAGATGGAAAACTCACCCAACTTTCCCAAATTTACTATAAAGGCAGCCAGCAGCAGGACACACAGGCCACTTAGCTGTATGTCTTCTGCCGAGGCCGAATATAGAGGAAATAACTTTATACAGGAAGATCTGAACACTCTGTCCATACATGGAGCCCAATCTCAGTTCCAGCAGGAAGTCTACACCAAGGAATTTCCCCAGAGGAACCGCCTTAGCATGCCAAGGATAGGCCAACAGTCCACCGACGATGTCCACATACATGCAGCTTGTCACCAACGCCGGTCCCTGCTCTGA